DNA from Aliarcobacter skirrowii CCUG 10374:
ATGCTTCTTCCATTATATTTAAAATATGCACTCTACCCTCTTTTGCTTGTAAAAGTGCCTCTTTTAATACGCTTAACTCTATTCCCCCAAGTTTTATATCCATCTGTAAAGCTGTAATACCATTAACTGTTCCAGCAACTTTAAAATCCATATCACCATCATGATCTTCAAGTCCCATAATATCTGTTAGAATAGAGTATTTATCACCTTCAACAACCATTCCCATTGCAACACCAGCAACTAAGTTTGAAATAGGAACTTTTGCTGCTTTTAATGCTATTGAACCACCACAAACAGTTGCCATTGAAGATGAACCATTTGATTCTAAAATTTCAGAAACCAATCTTACTGTATCTTTAAAGTTTGGATTAATAGTTGCCTCTAAAGCTTTTTTAGCTAAATTACCATGCCCTAGCTCTCTTCTTCCAACACCAAAAATAGGTTTTGCTTCACCAACACTAAAACCTGGAAAGTTATAATGTACCATAAAATTTTCCATAGATGTAGATCTATCTGCTAAAACTTCATACATTTGACCATCTTTTGCTCCAGCAAGAGTTCCAATAACAAGTGCTTGTGTCTCTCCTCTTGTAAATAGGCAAGATGAGTGAGCTGAAGGAAGAATATTAGTCTCAATAGATATTGGTCTTACATCTTTAAGTCCTCTTCCATCTGCTCTTACTTTTTCATTTACAATCATCTGTCTAACTATTTCTCTTTTTACAATATTAACAGCTTCATAAATTGTTGAAAACTCTAATTCATTTTTAAGGCAATAATCATTTTTTGATATCTCTTTTGCAAGCTCTTTTAATTCAACAGCTCTTTCACTTTTTGCTAGTTTTTTTATAGCCATTTTTATATCATTTGAGAAATTATCTCTTACATAATCAATTATCTCTTTAGCTATTGAAAATTCAATAAGTTCAACATTTGCTTTTTGTTTACAAGCTTTTTCGAAATTTGTCTCATATGAAATATTTGCTTTTTTTAGTGCTTCTTGTGCAAAAGCTATAGCATCAACTAAAACAGACTCTTCCATCTCATTTGTAAGATGTTTTGAATCATTTAAAGAAGATATTGTTTTCATCTCAATCATCAACAACTCTTCTTTTGAACCAGCTATAAATAGATCTAAAGTCGATTTTTCTAAATCTTCTTTAGTTGGATTAATTATTAAATTTTCATCTATTTTTCCAACTCTAACTCCACAAACAGACTTTTTAATAGGTAAATTTGAAGTATAAAGTGCTGCATTAGCTGCATTTAAAGAGATTGCTTGTAAATCAACATCTTTATCAGAACTTAAAACCATAACTGTAATTGTTGTTGGATAAACAAAACCTTTAGGAAAAAGTGGTCTTAAACTTCTATCTATAACTCTTGAAGTTAATGTTTCAAAATCACTTGGTTTTCCTTCTCTTTTGATAAATCCTCCAGGCAGTTTTGCTGCAGCATAAGTTTTTTCAATATATTGAACAGTTAATGGAGTAAAATCTTCACTAACAGGATTATCAAATTCAGATGCAACAGTTGCTAAAACCACACAATTTCCTACTTTAACAAGAGCAGAACCATTTGCTTGTTTTGCTACTTTTTCAAACTCAAAAATCTCTTTTTGTCTATTTAATTCCAATTCGCATACTATTGCCATATTTATTTATCCTTCATTTTTAATTTTTTCAATATCTTCTATAGTTAAACTATTTAAATTTTCATAATAAAAGTTACCCTCTATATAGTGATCTAAATTTTTTACATAATATAGATCATCTGTAATTGCATCAATTGCTTTTATACTAGTGGTTGATAGAATAGGAGTTGCTACACTAATAGACTTAACTTTTTGATTTATAATAGTTTTTATGCAAGCCATCATAACCAAACCAACATTTACATCTTCATCAACTATTAAAACATTCTTACCGTGTAATTTTTGTAATCTCTCACCTGCTCTAAATTTAAAGATATTTGGTCTTATTTTATTTTCAAAAATCTCTTTTGAGTACAAATATATTAAATCTAGATTTATATCAAATGATTTTACAAGCTCTTCATGTATTAAAACCTCTTCTAACTCTGTTACAACAGCTATTTCACACTCATCATTATTTGGAGCATAAATTTTTTCATTAAACATTATTTCATATTTTGCATTTAATGCTTCTGCAACAATTTTAGCAATTTCATAACCACCATAAGAACTAGATATTACAATCCACTCTTCAAGTCTCATTGAATCAAGTGGAAGAACTTCAAGAAGTTGCTTTGCAGCCTCTTTTCTATCTTTGAAAAATATTTTATCTTTGCTCACTATCATATACCTTATAATTTTGACTAATTCCACCAATTGGTTTTAAAACTAAAGTAGCATAAACTATATCCTGTTCTCTACTTCTATAACTACTACTTGAAGTTGGAATTATCTCTCTTTCATACCTTAAATCTAAGCTCCAACAGCTCTCATTTATAGAAAAACCAACTCCTTGTCTATTTCTAATCTTCTCTTGCAAATCATAATTTTCATAATATCTCATTGAATAATATTTATTAAAATTATATTTTGCATCAAGCCTAAAAGATTCTAAGTCATCTCTACTAAAAAACTCATTATTAGTTTTTACAGAGCTATAATAACCACTTGTTACACTAAAGTTTTCAAAATCAAAAGTACCATCAAGACTAGTTTCAACTATCTTTTTATCTTCAGCATTATATACAACTTTACCAGAAAAAGTTGTATTTTTAAAATTAATTCTTAAATAATTCTCCAAATCTTGAAGTTTAGCATTATCACTTTTATCATAATAAATACTTTGACTCAACTGGTGATTAATAATCTGCTTATGACTATTTTTGGCATAAATAGATTGATTTAATCTTAAAATAGCTCTTTTTTTATTTTGAATAGTTGGAAATGTTTTTAGCTCTTCAAACTTTGCTAAATCATTCTCCTCTTTTACTGTTACATTGTATAAATCTCCATCTTTATGAAGATTATCTGGTATTTCATAATTAAAGCTTAAATTCATACTATGAATATAGTTTTTATAAGGCTTTATCAAATCTGTACCAACTTTAAAAGTAGTTAAATTTTGTATTAAAGTACCATCTTCATAGTTAATATTTGAATTGTTGTATCTGTAACTAGTAAATAGTGTTTTATTATCAACTCCTATATAGATATAATCATTTAAAATATTTCTAGTATATCCAATAGGTATATTTAAATTATAAACTTGTGATTCAAGACCTTTTTGTCTAGTAAAGTTTTGATATTTTAAATCTGCTGAATATATTAAATTATTTGTAAATAAAGCTTTATTATATGAGTGTAGCTGAACTTGAGGAAGCTCTTGCATAGTCGCATCATTGCTATTTGCTTGAGTATCTATATAATATTTTAAATAAGTACCAGCATAATAGTTTGGAGTATTAAAATAGTAATTTAATTTAGATTCTACATTTCGATCTGTTGAAACACTTCCACTAATTTTTTCAAGTTCAATATGTTCAATATCATTTAAATAGTTCAAAGATGCGTATGTTCCATCTTGATAAACACTATTTTCATCTGTTAAAATATATTTTTGCTCATAATCTAAATTTGCTCCATAATGTTGATTACTTTGAAGTTCTCTATCCTTTACATAAGAGTCACTCTCTTTAAAGTAACCCATTTTAATTCTAAGCATACTATTTAAAGTGTTTGCATATCTATAAGTACCATAAACTCCATATCCTCTTTGAGTTCTTACTTGAGGAGATAGTTCAAAATCATAATTACTTGCGGGTGCTATAAATATTGGCTGAGAGTATAAAAGTCCTTCTTTCTTAGCATAACCAATAGTTGGAAACAAAAGTCCTGTTCTTCTTGTTGTATCTGTTGGAAAACCAAAATATGGTAGATAAAACACAGGAACATCTTTTATGTATAATCTTGTATTAAAGGTATTTATCCACATCTCTTTTGTGTCATAATTACTACTAGTTGCTTTAATACTCCAAGCTGGATCAAAACAGTCGCAAGATGAAATTATTGAATCAATAAGCTCTAATTTCTCTTTCTCTTTTGTTAACTCTTTCGCATTTACCCAAATATTTGTACTCTCATCTAATAAAAATATAGGTTCTTGTAAAGCTGTATCATTTTTCATATCCAAATAAGCATAATTACTTTGTGTTTGAATTTTGTTATCTTTTATTATTAAAACATTTCCAAAGAGTTCTAAACTCTCTTTATCTCTATCGTATATTAATTTATCGGCACTAATATAATAAGATGGTGAATATGCTATAACACTATTAGATGCTATTATAGTATTATCTTTTGCCTCTATATTTTTTGCAACCAATTGAAGTTTCTCTTTTTTTTCATTTCCATAGGAAAAATTAAAGAGTAAAAATATAATCAAAAATAAATTTTTAAGCATCTACAACCAGCGTTTTACCTGTAAAATCGTGAAAAGTTTTTCTTCCATCATTAAAAAAAGCTATTGCAAAACCTATATAGTAGAATAGTTCAGATATTACTCTTCCAACTGATCTTAAAAAAGATTGAAAAAATGTAACTCTTCCCCAATGATTAGCATCAATCACTCTAACTTTTGCTAATCTTTTACCTAAAGTTTGACCATAATACCAAATAAAAAAAGTATGATATATAATCTTTAATACCAATAAAGGTAATACAAGAGTTGATAAAAGTGATATTAATGCTTCTGTATTATTACCAGCAGCAACAATACTATCCCAATAAACTAAACTTATAAGTAGCGTAACTATTAAATCATCAATTACAAAAGCAAAAGCTCTAGAACGCATAGAAGCTAACTGTAAATTCTCACTATTTTGCATTTTAAATCTCTATTTTAAAGCTTGATATGCAATATCTGATCTAAACTTTTTACCATCAAAAGATATTTCCGAACTAAGTAAATAAGCTCTATCTCTAGCCTCTTTAATACTATCTCCAATTGCAACACAAACAGCAACTCTTCCTCCTGTTGCTATAAGATTTCCATCTTTTTTTTCAACACCAGCAAAAGAGATATGACTATTTTCTAAAAGCTCTTTATCAACGATATTTGATAAAGATATAATTGAAGGGGCAGAAGAGCTATATGGATAGTTGGCACTTGCCATAACAACACCAACTGCAAACTTATTTTTAAACTTAATATCAAGCTTATCAAGCTGTTTTGTTGCTCCATAATAGAATAGTTCAGAAACTTTTGATTCTATCAAAGGCATTAAAATCTCACACTCAGGATCACCAAATCTAACATTGTATTCTAAAACTATTGGTTCACCTTTTACAACCATGATACCAATAAATAAAACACCTTCAAATGGTGCATTCTCTTCTTGCATCCCTTTTAATGTTGGCTTAATTACTCTCTCTTCTATTTTTTTATAAATATCATCATTTACCAAAGGAGTTGGAGCATATGCACCCATTCCGCCTGTATTTGGTCCAGTATCCCCATCACCTACTCTTTTATGATCTTGAGCAGCTGGTAAAACTTTATAGTTTTCACCATCACAAATTGCAAAAACTGAAAGTTCATAACCATCTAAAAACTCTTCAACAATAACAGTCTCTCCTGCTTCGCCAAAACTACTACCATTTAACATATCATCAACTGTATTTTTAGCCTCTTCTTTGCTTTGTGCAATAATTACACCCTTACCTCCACAAAGACCATCTGCTTTTACAACTATTGGAAGATTTTTCATATTATCAATAAAATCATAAGCATCTTTTTTATTAGATGTTTCAATAAATGCTGCTGTTGGTATATTATACTTTTTTAATATATTTTTCATATAAGCTTTTGAACCCTCAAGTTGAGCAGCTTTTTTAGAAGGACCAAAAATAGTTAAACCCTCTTTTTTAAATATATCAACAACACCATCTACAAGTGGAGCTTCTGGTCCAACAATCGTTAAATCAATACAATTTTCTTTTGCAAATTTTGCTAAATCATTATAATCTTTTATATTAATATTAGTTCCTAAATCAGAAGTTGCACCATTTCCTGGCATAAAATATAGTTTGTGTGAATTCTCTTTTTTAAGTGCTAGTGCTATAGAGTACTCTCTACCACCACTTCCAAGTATTAATATATTCATATTTTTCCCTTTATTATTTTTAAAACCCAAGTAGCCGATAACCATAAGGTGGCCCTAAAAGCCAAGTATATATACAAGAGAATACTTTAGGAGCGTAAACAAAAGAAACGCTACACACTGTATAACTACAAATTTGTATAAAATAAAATATTATCGGACCCGCAAGTAATGGAAATCCCGAACTACTTAGAATTGGAGATTTTATCTAAAAAAGATTAAAATAGTAATTAAATTTAAGCAATATTACTCAAAGCAAGTTTTACACACTCTTTAACATCAGTCGTTGAACTAATTTGATAATCTTTTATATATTCTGGCAGATACAAAGCTGTTGTTTTACCAATAACAATTGCTTTAAAACTACTATGCCATGAAAATTTCTTAAAAAAACACTCAACACTTGAAGGAGATGTAAAAATTATAGTTGAATTTTTTTCTAAATCAATTATTTTTAAATCATCATTACAAGTTGTTTCATAAACTACAACTTCATCTAAATCTATACTATTTTCTCTTAAAATTTCTGGAAGATTTGATACTGTTTTCAAAGCTTTTAAATATAATACTTTTTTGTTTTTTAAATGAGGAATTAACTCATTTGCAAAATCATTTCCATGACCACTTTCTCCAACAAATGCTATGTTTGCACCAAGTTTTAAAGCCTCTTTTGCTGTTTTTGATGCTATTAAATATGATGGGATTTTTTTCCAATCAATACAATTTTTTTCCAATGAAAATATCGCATTTTTTGAAGTAAAAACCAAAGCATCATATTTTGTAGTGTCAAGATTATAATTTAGACTTTTTACTTTAAAAACTTCTAAATTAACTACACCTTCAAAATTTTGATTATTTAAAAGATAGATTTTTGACATAACTATTTATCTTCCAAATACTCTTCATCACCAACTTTATCATTTTTTCCACGAGCTACAACATGAATTGGTGTTCCTTCAAAATTGAACTGCTCTCGTAAAAAGTTTATTAAATATCTTTTATAAGAGTAGTGTAAAAGATTTGGCTTATTCATAACAAGTGCAATTCTTGGTGGTCTTGAGTTAAATTGTGTAGCATAATAAATTCTTAATCTTGCTCCATTTGGACTTGGAAGCGCATGTCTTCTAATAGCCTCTTCTATAACTTTATTTAGTTTTGAAGTAGGAATTCTTTGTGTATAGTTATCAAAAATTTCAACAATTTTATCCTTTAATCTATCTATACTTCTTCCAGTTTTTGCAGAAACAGCTAAAATTGGAGCATAAGCTAAGAATCTAAATCTTCTTCTAATCTCCTCTTCCATTTTTTGAAATGTATCCATATTTTCATCCCATTTATTTAAAACAATAATTGTACCCAATCCGTACTCATCAACTAAACCAGCAATTTTTTCATCTAAATCAGCAAGTTCATTTGAGGCATCAAGAACAACTAAAGCAACATTTGCTTTCTCTAACATCTCTTTTGTTCTCATTAAAGCAAATTTCTCAATTCCTTCAATACTTCCTCTTCTTCTTAATCCAGCTGTATCTACAAAAGTAATTTTTTTGTCCTTATAAAAATATGTCTCATCAACTGGATCTATTGTAGTTCCTGCAATTGGTGATACAACAGATCTTTGTTCTCCAACAAGTGCATTTAAAATAGATGATTTTCCAACATTAACTTTTCCAATAATTGCAACATTTATAGAAGTGTCATCTTCTATTTTTTCATCTTCTATATCCTCAATTTCTCCTATAGAAAAATCTTCATCATCATCTTCATAAAACTCACCATGCTCTTCTTTTAGAGCTTCTAGTCTTCTTTCTTGCTCTTGTCTAGCAACTGTTTCTGGATTTTCAGGAAGTTTATCATAGATCCATTCATATAATTTCTTTGTTCCACGATTGTGAGAAACTGATATTCCAAATAGATTTTCATCTCCTATTCCAAATTCAAAAAACTCCCAAAGTCTCTCTAACTCTTTATCATTATCTATTTTATTTACAACTAATGCTAACTCTTTTCCTAATCTTAATAACTCATAAAAAAGCTCTTTATCTTTATCATCTGGAATATTTTTACCATCAACCATAAAAAGTATAATATCAGCCTCTTTGGCAGTTTTTATTGCTTGTTTTTTTACATTTAAAAAAATCTCATCATTTGTATCATCAATTCCACCTGTATCAAGAAGAATTGCACTTCTATCAATTATCTCTATCTCATTTTTTCTAATATCTCTTGTAGTACCTGCAACATCTGAAACAATTGCTATTCTTCTATTTGAAAGTCTATTGAAAAGTGATGATTTTCCAACATTTGGTTGCCCAATTAGTGCAACTTTTTTTAAGTCATTTTGCATATTTTTTTAAATCCTAAATTCAATTAAATTAAAAAAGGGTATTAGCTTTTTCTAATACCCTTTTAGTTTTTTTACTACTAAATCTTAGTATAAACCAAATTTTCCAGCAGCATTTGCTTTGTATAAAACTCTCATATTATCATCTTTATCATAAAAAACTTTAAATAAAGCAGTAGAGTTTTTCAAATCTTCCAAAGCCTCTTCTATATCAATTGGTTTATAAGAAGTTAATCTTTGAGGAATAATCTCATCTTCAAACCTCTCAAGCTCTTTTGCAACACCATCTTCAACTTCAACAGCTTCACTAAATTTAGTTGCTTTATGAGCAGTTATTTTGTCATTGTGTCTTCTTAAAACCTTTGATACTCTATCTGTTGCTATATCAATTGCAGTGTATAAATCTTTATCTTTTTGTTTAATAACAACTGTATCAATATTTGCAATATTTAAAGAGAATTCAAAAGTAAAACCTTTTGCTTTTTCATCTCCAACAATTGTAGAAGTAACCGAAATAATATCCAAGTTATATTTTTTAAATGTATCAATTGAACTATTGATATAATCTTTTATTGCGTCCGTAAGTTTTATATGTCTTCCTACTATACTTGTATTCATAATTACTCCTTAAAATAAAATCTCTTTATTCTAGCATAATTTTCTTTTATTCTTTGAGAAATTTTGATAGAATTTTTTACTTAATAGAAATAAAAGGCTTATTTATGGAAATATTAATGTTTATATCTTATTTTTTAATGTTTTTAATAGCTATTATTTTGAGTTTCGCAAGTATTAAATATTTTATTACAATGTGGAAATTTAAAAATAGAAAAAAAGATGGAAGTGAAGATGATAACTTTAAAATGTTTGATTAAATAAGATTATAAATAATCTTATTTAAAACTTATAGCAAGTTCAAAAACTCTTTTTCTAAACTATCTTTATCATTTTGCAATCTTTGTTTAACCATTTTAGAAAACTCATCAGGATAAATCTCAAGTTCGCTATTTTTTATTCCTTCCAAAACAGCCTCAACTATTGCCGAAGTTGAACTTTTTGGCATATCTTGCCCTTTTGTCATATTTGTATCAATTGGTCCTGGTAAAACTTCAAAAACTTTTATATTTTCTTTTTGTAACTCTGCTCTAAAAGCTTGAGTTATTGAGTGTAAAGCACTTTTTGAAGCACAATAAAGACCCATTATAGGAAGATTTATTAAAGCTAAAATTGATGTAATATTAACAATAGAGCCATTTTTATTTAATTTTTTAGATAATATTTGACAACTATTTAGTGTTCCAAACAGATTTACTTCAAAATCTATTTTACTATCATCAATAACTCTTTTTTGGCTATTTACTCCAGCATTATTAATTAAAAAATCAATATTTTCAATCTTTGAAGCGACTTTTTCAAGTTCATCTTTTTTTGTAATATCTAAAGCAAAAATCTCTATTTTTGGTGATAATTTTTTCAACTCTTCTAGCTTACTTAAATCTCTTGCTGTACAATAAATCTTTTTAACACGATTTTTTAAAAGCGATTCAATAAATGATTTAGCCAAACCACCATTTGCACCTGTTATAAATACTACTTTATTTTCAAAAAACATTTTATAATCCTTATTAATTATTTTAAAATGTAATTTTACAATAAAATCTCTCTATTTCCCCTTGCATCAACTTCACTTAAAACACCTGTTTTTTCAAGTTGTTCAATAATTGTTGCAGCTCTGTTGTATCCAATTTTTAATCTTCTTTGAAGATATGAGATAGATGTTTTTTTATCAGTAAATATAACCTCTTTTGCATCTTCATAAAGCTCATCTAACTCTATATCATCACTATTTATTCCTGATTTATTTGAACCAGTAAGAGAGCTAATATTTTTATCTTTTATAAAGTTCATATCATATTCAACTTCTCTTTGATTTTTTAAGAACTCTACAACTTTTTCAATTTCAGTTTCAGTACTCCAAGGAGCGTGTATTCTTACAAGTCCTGGCATTCCAGGTGGTGTAAACAACATATCTCCTCTTCCTAAAAGTGATTCAGCTCCCATTGAATCAAGAATAATTTTAGAATCTACTTTTTGCCCTACTTTATATGATAATCTACTTGGTAAATTTGCTTTTATAAGTCCAGTTACAACATCAACACTAGGTCTTTGAGTTGCTACAATTAAGTGAATTCCACTAGCTCTTGCCATTTGAGCAAGTCTTGCTATTGAGTATTCAACATCTTTTCCACTTGTCATCATTAAATCAGCTAACTCATCAATAACAACAACAATATATGGCATTGTAGGAAGACCTTCTTTTTGTGCTTTTTCATTGAAGTTTTCAATATTTTTTGTTTTTGTTTTAGCCATCAATGAATATCTTCTTTCCATCTCTGCTACCATATTTGCTAATGCATTTATTGCATCAACAGCTTTTGTAATAACTGGAGTTAAAAGATGAGGAATATCATTGTACATTGAAAACTCAAGCATTTTTGGATCAATCATTACAAGCCTTAGATTATCTGGTGAGTTTTTATATAAAAGTGACAATATCATAGAGTTTATTCCAACAGATTTTCCACTTCCAGTTGTTCCAGCAATTAGTAAGTGAGGAAGTTTTTTAAGATCTGTTACAAAAGGTTTTCCTACAATATCTTTTCCTAAAATCATAGTTAAAGGAGATTTAGAGTTTTGGAAAATTTCACTATCAAGCATCTCTTTTAAATAAATTGTTTGAGTATCTTCATTTGGAACCTCAATTCCAACAACATCTTTTCCTGGAATTGGAGCTTGAATTCTGATTGTTTGAGCTTTTAAAGCCATTGCTAAATCATCTTGAAGACTTAATATTTTTGATACTTTTACATTTGGAGCTGGCTTAAACTCAAAAGTTGTAACAACAGGTCCTGTATAAGTTCTTACAACATCCCCATCTATTTTAAACATAGCAAGTTTATCAAGTAAATCAGCAATTTTTTTATCAATAAAAGCTTCATTTACTTTTGTTTTATTCTCTTTTGGAGCATCTTGAAAAAAGTTTGTTGGTGGAAGTATAAAATCTTTTGGTTTTTCAGTTTTTCCAAACTCAAGCTCTGAAAGAAGTTTTGCATTCTCTTCAAGCTCATCAATAATCAAACTGCTAGTATTAGCACCTTTGTTTTTAACCTCAATTTCATTATCAAGTTCGATAAGATCTGCATCTAAAACATCTTCATCTTTTATTGATTTATTATCGTTTTTCAACTCTTTATTTACTTCTTGAACAATTGGTAGATTCTTTTGATTATCAATAGTTTTAGTTCTATTTTTTGTTATTGTAAATTTTTTCTCATTTTGATTTTTTAATTTTATTCTAGCTCTAAATTTTTTAATATCATCAAAATTTAAATCCATTGTTTCAAAAATAATTAATAAAGATATTACAAATCCAACAATAACAAATAGATATAGACCAGCTTTTCCAATAAATGGAGTTAATGTATCTACAAAAATATTTCCAAGTTCTCCCCTATTGTAAGGATTTTCCACAATAAGTGCTTGAAAAATCAATGCTATAAATAAAAATATAAAAAGTGATAATAGATTTAAATATAAATCTTTTTTATCCAACTCTTTTTTAAAGTTTATTAAATATAAAGGATAAAGTAAAAATAGTAAATAAACATATGATAAATATGAGAAATATTTAAAAGAGAAGTTTGCAAACATACTTCCAATATTTCCAACGCTATCCTTTGAGCTTACAATAGTAGTAAACTCAAAATATAAAATAATAGTTAAAAAAATGAGAGAGATGACTTTTTTAGCTATAACAGATCCTTTTATTTAAGTAAATTAGATATTTTTCCTTGAAGTTTAAGCCAATTTCTATGCTCAATCAAAGGAAAACCTGCCCAAGTTTTTTTAGGTTCTTTAATAGTTTTTGTAACTCCACCACGAGCTGCAATTGTTGAGAAAGCTGCAATTTCAAGATGTCCAGCAGCTCCACTTTGAGCACCCATCACAACATAAGGTTGCAAAGTTGTAGAACCAGCAATTCCAACTTGAGTTACCAAAACAGAACCTTTTCCTATTTTACAATTATGTGCGATATGAACTAAATTATCAATTCTTACACCATCTTCAATAATAGTAGATTTAAATACAGCTCTATCAATAGTACAATTTGCACCTATTTCAACATCAGATCCAATTATTACATTACCATTTTGATAGATTTTTATATATTTTCCATCTTTTGTATTTGCAAATCCAAATCCATCACTTCCAATAACAGTTCCAGAGTGAATTATACAATCACTTCCAATTTTACAATCTCTATAAACTGTTACATTTGGATAAATTATTGTGTTATTACCAATTTGAACATTATCACCAATAAAACTTCCTGCCATAATTGTACAGTTACTTCCAATAATACTATTTCTACCAATAAAAACATTTGGCATAATAATTGTATCTTTACCAATAATTGGCTCTTTACCTTCAGTTTCAAAAAGTTTTGGTGCAAAAAGCTTACTAGCTTTTGCCAAATTCAAATATGGTTCATCACAAACTAATGCAACTACACCTTTTGGAACTTCATTTAATAGCTCTTTATTTACAAAAACAGCTCCTGCTTTAGTAGATTTTAATTTCTCAACATATTTGGGATTTTCTAAAAATGATAACTCATTAATATTTGCATCTTCTAAACTATTTAAAGCTGTAATTTCAATATCCGTATCACAATCTAATTGTAAATAATT
Protein-coding regions in this window:
- a CDS encoding DNA translocase FtsK; amino-acid sequence: MFANFSFKYFSYLSYVYLLFLLYPLYLINFKKELDKKDLYLNLLSLFIFLFIALIFQALIVENPYNRGELGNIFVDTLTPFIGKAGLYLFVIVGFVISLLIIFETMDLNFDDIKKFRARIKLKNQNEKKFTITKNRTKTIDNQKNLPIVQEVNKELKNDNKSIKDEDVLDADLIELDNEIEVKNKGANTSSLIIDELEENAKLLSELEFGKTEKPKDFILPPTNFFQDAPKENKTKVNEAFIDKKIADLLDKLAMFKIDGDVVRTYTGPVVTTFEFKPAPNVKVSKILSLQDDLAMALKAQTIRIQAPIPGKDVVGIEVPNEDTQTIYLKEMLDSEIFQNSKSPLTMILGKDIVGKPFVTDLKKLPHLLIAGTTGSGKSVGINSMILSLLYKNSPDNLRLVMIDPKMLEFSMYNDIPHLLTPVITKAVDAINALANMVAEMERRYSLMAKTKTKNIENFNEKAQKEGLPTMPYIVVVIDELADLMMTSGKDVEYSIARLAQMARASGIHLIVATQRPSVDVVTGLIKANLPSRLSYKVGQKVDSKIILDSMGAESLLGRGDMLFTPPGMPGLVRIHAPWSTETEIEKVVEFLKNQREVEYDMNFIKDKNISSLTGSNKSGINSDDIELDELYEDAKEVIFTDKKTSISYLQRRLKIGYNRAATIIEQLEKTGVLSEVDARGNREILL
- the hpf gene encoding ribosome hibernation-promoting factor, HPF/YfiA family, coding for MNTSIVGRHIKLTDAIKDYINSSIDTFKKYNLDIISVTSTIVGDEKAKGFTFEFSLNIANIDTVVIKQKDKDLYTAIDIATDRVSKVLRRHNDKITAHKATKFSEAVEVEDGVAKELERFEDEIIPQRLTSYKPIDIEEALEDLKNSTALFKVFYDKDDNMRVLYKANAAGKFGLY
- the der gene encoding ribosome biogenesis GTPase Der, whose translation is MQNDLKKVALIGQPNVGKSSLFNRLSNRRIAIVSDVAGTTRDIRKNEIEIIDRSAILLDTGGIDDTNDEIFLNVKKQAIKTAKEADIILFMVDGKNIPDDKDKELFYELLRLGKELALVVNKIDNDKELERLWEFFEFGIGDENLFGISVSHNRGTKKLYEWIYDKLPENPETVARQEQERRLEALKEEHGEFYEDDDEDFSIGEIEDIEDEKIEDDTSINVAIIGKVNVGKSSILNALVGEQRSVVSPIAGTTIDPVDETYFYKDKKITFVDTAGLRRRGSIEGIEKFALMRTKEMLEKANVALVVLDASNELADLDEKIAGLVDEYGLGTIIVLNKWDENMDTFQKMEEEIRRRFRFLAYAPILAVSAKTGRSIDRLKDKIVEIFDNYTQRIPTSKLNKVIEEAIRRHALPSPNGARLRIYYATQFNSRPPRIALVMNKPNLLHYSYKRYLINFLREQFNFEGTPIHVVARGKNDKVGDEEYLEDK
- a CDS encoding SDR family NAD(P)-dependent oxidoreductase, encoding MFFENKVVFITGANGGLAKSFIESLLKNRVKKIYCTARDLSKLEELKKLSPKIEIFALDITKKDELEKVASKIENIDFLINNAGVNSQKRVIDDSKIDFEVNLFGTLNSCQILSKKLNKNGSIVNITSILALINLPIMGLYCASKSALHSITQAFRAELQKENIKVFEVLPGPIDTNMTKGQDMPKSSTSAIVEAVLEGIKNSELEIYPDEFSKMVKQRLQNDKDSLEKEFLNLL
- the lpxD gene encoding UDP-3-O-(3-hydroxymyristoyl)glucosamine N-acyltransferase, with protein sequence MTLKQIANYLQLDCDTDIEITALNSLEDANINELSFLENPKYVEKLKSTKAGAVFVNKELLNEVPKGVVALVCDEPYLNLAKASKLFAPKLFETEGKEPIIGKDTIIMPNVFIGRNSIIGSNCTIMAGSFIGDNVQIGNNTIIYPNVTVYRDCKIGSDCIIHSGTVIGSDGFGFANTKDGKYIKIYQNGNVIIGSDVEIGANCTIDRAVFKSTIIEDGVRIDNLVHIAHNCKIGKGSVLVTQVGIAGSTTLQPYVVMGAQSGAAGHLEIAAFSTIAARGGVTKTIKEPKKTWAGFPLIEHRNWLKLQGKISNLLK